CGAGGTTCTAACCGGCGAAGAATACAGCAGCCGGATGGCACCGCTGCTCACTTCGCGGCTGATAAGGCCCATAGTTAATAGCGGCAGGTACAGGAACATTTTATCCAGCACAACCGAAAACAGTCCCATTCTCGGACTTGCCAGTAAAATAGATGTTAAGGGCATAGGGCTGGCAGGATAAAGTCGCGACATCTGCTGGCCGGTGAGCATATTGTTCAGTACTTCGCTGAAACTTATGCCACAGTGAACAGTGAATATGATCAGCAACAGCCATGCAATTGGCGAATAAAACTGGTTGCTCAGTTCAACCCGAGCAATGTTGAATATTTTTTTCATGTAACAATTTCTACTTCGGTGAAGTATTATTTTTTGTAGTTGGACAGGTGGGCAAAAATTTCGTCGAGCGCCAGTTTATCCGGACCAAATTCGCGCAGCTGCCAGTTTTCCCTGACGCTGGCCTGTATAAGGTGGTCTGTCAAAATATTGGCGTTATATTGCTCGGCATTAAAGTAAACGCGCACCCGTTGCCCGGTGAGGAATTCCACCCTGGAAACGCCGGGCATGGCCAGCAGCTTTTCTTCCGGAGGGGGCGCATCCAGCCGCATCAGCACGCTATGCGGGGCTATGTAGTTGTTAAATGCTTCAATGGTGTCGGAGAAAACAATTTTGCCAGCATCCACCATTTTTATTTCGCGGCAAAGCACCTGCACTTCTGAAAGTATGTGCGTAGAAACGATCACCGCCCTTTCCTGCGCTATATCCTTAATGAGTGCGCGTACTTCCAGTATCTGGTTGGGATCGAGGCCGTTGGTGGGCTCATCCATTACCACCAGTTTGGGTTGATGGATGATGGCCTGGGCAATGCCCACACGCTGGCGGTAGCCTCCCGAGAGGTTGCCTATCAGCCGTTTGCTGAAATGGCCAATCCCGCAACGTTCTTTTACATCCGCCAGCGCTCCCTGTACCTTTTTGGGATGGATATCACGAAGCTGCGCACAGTAAATGAGATACTCGTCTACCGTTAAATCCAGGTGCAGGGGCGCCACCTGCGGCAAAAAACCGATGCGCTTTTTGGCTTCCACAGGATGTTTGGCCATATCAATGCCATCGATGAACACATTTCCCTCCGTTTGCCGCAGCGCGCCGCAGAGGATGTTCATGGTGGTGGATTTACCCGCTCCGTTTGCACCAAGCAACCCCACAACGCCTACCCTGTTCACCACAAGGTTGATGTTGCGTATTGCCCAGGGGCCGCCATAGCGGTGCGATAGATTCTCTATTTTTACAATATTTTTCTCCATTTCTTTTGTTATGATTTATTCAACAGGCAAAGTGTTCCCTACCCGCATTGTAAGCCGGAATGGTAGCGCTTGCTTCTCTAACTATTTTGAAAAAAGGAGCGGCTGTGTGTGCCTGATAAAAGGGCAGGCGTATTATTTGAAGGCAGCTATGGATTGAGGGCCATGCCCGGGTTGAATGAAATTACCTCCCTGGGTATTTGAAACGTGTACCTCGGGCTGCCTGGTTCAAGCGTGGCAATCACACCGCCAGTGGCATCATACCTATGAATAG
Above is a genomic segment from Chitinophaga pollutisoli containing:
- a CDS encoding ABC transporter ATP-binding protein, which gives rise to MEKNIVKIENLSHRYGGPWAIRNINLVVNRVGVVGLLGANGAGKSTTMNILCGALRQTEGNVFIDGIDMAKHPVEAKKRIGFLPQVAPLHLDLTVDEYLIYCAQLRDIHPKKVQGALADVKERCGIGHFSKRLIGNLSGGYRQRVGIAQAIIHQPKLVVMDEPTNGLDPNQILEVRALIKDIAQERAVIVSTHILSEVQVLCREIKMVDAGKIVFSDTIEAFNNYIAPHSVLMRLDAPPPEEKLLAMPGVSRVEFLTGQRVRVYFNAEQYNANILTDHLIQASVRENWQLREFGPDKLALDEIFAHLSNYKK